The following proteins are co-located in the Antricoccus suffuscus genome:
- a CDS encoding CaiB/BaiF CoA transferase family protein, whose product MKSKKTGESADVDEDLSRPLTGVRVLEFGHVAAGPFAASLLADLGADVVKVEPPSGDQMRSWPPLVSDERETFSHNFASVNRNKRSVTANLKDPKEFAEILALTREADVIVENYRPGALDRLGLGFDAVSHGHKGMVYCSISGFGLNSPYVSNGAYDVVIQGMSGLMSITGEPGGKPVKAGVPVADFISGLYGAYTIAALLPKVRGSGHSARIDCPMLDCLLGASALQTSEYWGSHKEPLPLGSAHPRNAPYQAYQASDRDFIVAAGSHKLWLAVCDVTDLEHLADDPRFVDQEHRAANQVALAEVLQERFSNKPASAWVTELSARGVPASLVNSFGDILADSHITATQLVQDVDVPVAGPTPMVVFPARIGEHPSKIYNAPPRLGEHNHDVFREWTES is encoded by the coding sequence GTGAAGTCGAAAAAGACAGGTGAGTCTGCAGACGTGGACGAGGACCTATCGCGACCGCTCACCGGTGTCCGGGTGCTTGAGTTCGGCCACGTCGCCGCCGGCCCGTTTGCCGCGTCGCTTCTTGCAGACCTTGGGGCCGATGTGGTCAAGGTCGAGCCTCCTTCTGGTGACCAGATGCGATCCTGGCCGCCTCTCGTAAGCGACGAACGGGAGACGTTTAGCCACAACTTCGCCTCGGTGAACCGCAACAAGCGCAGTGTTACGGCCAATTTGAAGGATCCCAAGGAGTTTGCTGAAATCCTTGCGCTCACCCGAGAGGCTGACGTGATCGTCGAGAATTATCGGCCCGGCGCTTTGGACCGCCTTGGTCTTGGATTTGACGCGGTGTCTCACGGTCACAAGGGGATGGTCTACTGCTCGATCTCGGGCTTCGGGCTCAATAGTCCGTACGTATCGAACGGTGCTTACGACGTCGTTATCCAAGGCATGAGCGGTCTGATGAGTATTACTGGTGAACCGGGCGGAAAGCCCGTGAAAGCGGGCGTTCCGGTGGCGGACTTTATCAGCGGCCTGTACGGCGCATACACGATCGCCGCGCTGCTCCCCAAAGTCCGAGGGTCCGGTCACTCGGCTCGTATCGACTGCCCAATGCTGGACTGTCTGCTCGGCGCGTCGGCGCTTCAGACCAGCGAGTACTGGGGGAGTCACAAAGAACCCCTACCACTTGGATCGGCGCATCCTCGAAATGCGCCGTACCAGGCTTACCAGGCTTCTGACCGGGACTTCATTGTCGCGGCCGGCAGCCACAAGCTATGGCTTGCCGTGTGCGACGTAACGGACCTGGAACATCTGGCCGATGACCCGCGGTTCGTAGACCAAGAACATCGCGCCGCGAATCAAGTCGCCCTAGCAGAGGTACTGCAGGAGCGATTCAGCAACAAGCCCGCCTCCGCGTGGGTAACCGAACTCAGTGCGCGCGGCGTACCGGCAAGCCTGGTGAACTCATTCGGGGATATCTTGGCCGATTCGCACATCACCGCAACCCAACTCGTGCAGGATGTCGACGTACCGGTCGCTGGCCCGACTCCGATGGTCGTGTTTCCGGCGCGCATCGGTGAGCACCCATCGAAGATCTACAACGCGCCACCGCGCCTTGGCGAACACAACCACGATGTCTTTCGCGAATGGACCGAGTCGTGA
- a CDS encoding MaoC/PaaZ C-terminal domain-containing protein: MQTNEASTLVIDRNSLEALEPHPGAATWSEDDCMLYAIGVGAGNADPCRELNLTTENSEGVTLQVIPTFGITLCTVGPGLFAPLGVRGQDVLLMEESIRLARPIRPTGSAKSTGRVVAVADHPRGYVVTVENEVVDGADHGPMFTTRSRTLVHVARPDSEIAAMRKPPVGSAVPSRAPDASVAFSIAQNQCLLYRLASGRNPLHSDPTVSRRVGYQVPLLHGRCTLGFAARHLIDEVCSGDASKLRALSGKLSAPVFPGDDLTTRIWREADKGSYEILRPRDGVTVVSKGTFECAV, from the coding sequence ATGCAGACCAACGAAGCCAGCACACTTGTCATTGACCGCAACTCACTCGAAGCCCTCGAGCCTCATCCTGGCGCTGCCACGTGGTCGGAGGACGACTGCATGCTCTACGCCATCGGTGTCGGTGCTGGAAATGCTGACCCGTGCCGAGAGTTGAACCTAACCACAGAGAACTCCGAGGGCGTGACGCTGCAAGTGATACCGACGTTCGGGATCACGCTGTGCACTGTCGGACCTGGACTTTTTGCGCCGTTAGGCGTGCGCGGTCAGGATGTCCTGCTGATGGAGGAGTCCATAAGGCTCGCTAGGCCGATTCGGCCCACCGGGTCGGCGAAGTCGACGGGACGGGTCGTGGCAGTGGCTGACCATCCGCGTGGCTACGTGGTGACGGTGGAGAACGAGGTTGTTGACGGTGCCGACCACGGACCGATGTTTACGACCAGGTCACGAACATTGGTCCACGTCGCGCGCCCGGACAGCGAAATCGCGGCTATGCGCAAACCGCCGGTAGGATCGGCCGTGCCCAGCCGCGCGCCTGATGCCTCGGTAGCGTTTTCGATCGCGCAGAATCAGTGCCTGCTGTACCGACTCGCAAGCGGTCGAAACCCCTTGCACTCCGATCCGACCGTCTCTCGGCGAGTGGGCTATCAGGTGCCCTTGCTACATGGGCGCTGCACGCTCGGATTTGCCGCGCGGCACCTGATCGACGAGGTGTGCAGCGGCGACGCGAGCAAACTTCGTGCCCTGTCTGGGAAGCTTTCAGCTCCGGTATTTCCCGGAGACGATCTCACCACACGGATATGGCGTGAAGCCGATAAGGGCAGCTACGAGATTCTGCGTCCCAGAGACGGAGTCACGGTCGTGTCGAAAGGGACCTTTGAATGCGCGGTGTGA
- a CDS encoding ABC transporter substrate-binding protein: MGYWKDQGLTVQIQPTAGATASAQLLTAGKADIIAGGTSSLYQAAAADPKIRLVSLQAENFWQIAVPEDSKIKSIDDLKGKTIGTQSLSSASYLFGRAAVQASGLDPDSDVKWLVIGVGSQAAAAIKDGTVAAYASYDGPTGVVSGVLGKKLINLPTPLDKVSGLSGYATTEQFLKEHKSAIVKFLLGTYKGYIFSTTNPGAAEQIQWAEYPEQKPKGMSTEEAIQSVLPNVESRFKSGSVPGPSGLIGDVPMKDVQDSIDFMVKYGVLKASLDSKKVVDLSLNKEANKFDADAVKKQAQNWKP; this comes from the coding sequence ATGGGATATTGGAAAGACCAAGGGCTCACCGTGCAGATTCAGCCGACCGCCGGCGCGACGGCGTCCGCTCAGCTGCTCACTGCCGGCAAGGCCGACATCATCGCGGGCGGCACCTCTTCGTTGTACCAAGCGGCCGCGGCCGATCCGAAGATCCGGCTTGTGAGCCTGCAAGCGGAGAACTTCTGGCAGATCGCGGTGCCTGAGGACAGCAAAATCAAATCGATCGACGACCTCAAGGGCAAGACGATCGGCACTCAGTCGCTCAGCTCCGCGTCGTACCTATTCGGTCGTGCCGCCGTCCAAGCCTCGGGCCTCGATCCCGATTCGGACGTGAAGTGGTTAGTCATTGGCGTTGGAAGTCAAGCTGCAGCGGCGATCAAGGACGGGACGGTCGCGGCGTACGCGTCATACGACGGACCAACCGGCGTTGTCTCGGGCGTGCTGGGCAAGAAACTGATCAACCTGCCGACCCCGTTGGACAAGGTCTCTGGGCTGTCTGGCTACGCAACTACGGAACAGTTCCTCAAAGAGCACAAGAGCGCAATCGTCAAGTTTTTGCTCGGTACCTACAAGGGTTACATTTTCAGTACGACGAACCCTGGTGCGGCCGAGCAGATCCAATGGGCCGAATACCCCGAGCAAAAGCCGAAGGGGATGTCGACTGAGGAAGCGATCCAGTCTGTGCTGCCAAATGTTGAGTCGCGCTTCAAGAGCGGGTCTGTCCCTGGCCCGTCTGGTCTTATCGGCGACGTCCCGATGAAAGACGTGCAGGACAGCATCGACTTTATGGTGAAGTACGGCGTGCTGAAGGCGAGCCTTGACTCGAAGAAGGTCGTGGACCTAAGTCTCAATAAGGAAGCTAACAAGTTCGACGCCGACGCGGTCAAGAAGCAAGCCCAGAACTGGAAGCCGTAA
- a CDS encoding enoyl-CoA hydratase/isomerase family protein, protein MNETVTYESHQDVATIMIRRGNKLNALNNDVVEGLRDAWMRFEASDDRAAVLTSEGDRAFCVGADLSDPPAEMWEAVPGVGVSVTKPVVAAVFGHCVGGGYILSQHSDLAVVADNTVFMYPEARVGFTGGLCSGAAVRVPHKIAMEFLLLGEPLTAQRAYEVGMVNKVVPLGTQLEVATQMAQTIAQSAPLVVSTIKQFADRTVPLSPSEEAAHARRQLVQVSRSSDGQEGKAAFLEKRQPSFQGI, encoded by the coding sequence ATGAACGAAACAGTCACATACGAGTCTCACCAAGACGTCGCGACCATCATGATCCGTCGCGGTAACAAGTTGAACGCTCTCAACAACGATGTCGTGGAAGGACTTCGCGACGCTTGGATGCGGTTTGAGGCAAGCGATGACCGTGCCGCAGTACTGACCTCGGAAGGGGACCGCGCATTCTGCGTCGGAGCCGATCTGAGCGATCCGCCCGCGGAAATGTGGGAAGCAGTACCCGGAGTGGGGGTTTCCGTCACCAAGCCGGTTGTCGCCGCGGTGTTCGGGCACTGCGTGGGAGGCGGTTACATCCTTAGTCAGCACAGTGATCTCGCGGTCGTCGCCGACAACACCGTCTTCATGTATCCCGAGGCGCGAGTCGGATTCACTGGGGGACTGTGTTCGGGCGCGGCCGTCCGTGTTCCCCACAAGATTGCGATGGAATTCCTGCTGCTAGGTGAGCCGCTGACCGCGCAACGCGCCTATGAGGTGGGGATGGTCAACAAGGTCGTGCCGCTGGGAACTCAACTGGAGGTGGCGACTCAGATGGCGCAGACCATCGCACAGAGTGCGCCGCTGGTGGTGTCGACGATCAAACAGTTCGCGGATCGCACTGTTCCATTGAGTCCTTCCGAAGAGGCGGCCCATGCTCGTCGCCAGTTGGTACAGGTCAGCCGAAGCAGCGATGGACAGGAAGGCAAGGCCGCGTTCCTGGAAAAGCGGCAGCCCTCATTTCAAGGAATCTGA